GGGCAGTGACAGCATGTCTGACCAACTCCTGCAATTTGCTGAAACGGTCTGGAGGAAGGTAGGCCCTCTGAGAGACAGAGTCCAGCAGCGCCCCGATGAATTGAATCCGTCTGGCAGGAATGAGGGAGGACTTCTCCGGATTGATGACCAGACCCAGGGACTGGAGCAAAGACAAAATAATAGAGACATGATGTTCTAATTGCTCAGGGGAGCTGGCAACAACCAGCCAGTCATCAATATAGGGGTACACCGTTACTCCCCTGGTGCGGAGGTGGGCCGCAACCACAGACATGCATTTTGTGAAGACCCTGGGCGCTGTCGAAAGGCCGAATGGCAAGGCGTTGTAACAGTAAGCCTGATGACCAATCATGAACGCCAAAAATCTACGGTGATGTGGTACTATAGAGATATGAAAATAGGCATCTTTCAGATCCACCGTAGCGAACCAAGCACCCTGGAATAACAACGGCATGATCATCGACAAAGTGACCATTCTAAATCTCTTTGAGGGAATATGTTTATTGAGGGATCTGAGATCCATAATGGCCCGGAAGCCCCCACTTCGTTTATTCACCAAAAAATATCGAGAGAAAAAACAGTATTGGAACATAACAGAGCTAACAGCAGAGATGGCCCCCTTGGCCAACAAGGCTTGAACTTCTTCTGACAAGGGCAGAGAAACAGGCGTAGATATAGGCTCTCCAGTAGGAGGTACAGTCTCAAATTCAATTCTATAACCATTTTTAACAATAGAAAGAACCCATTTGTCAGAAGTAATTTGCGCCCAAACATCGTAAAATGGGGCCAGTCTCTCATAGAACAATGGCGGGGACGGGCAACGTGCCCCTGTGACCTCAGCCGGCGAACAGGGTGATAGTGAGACCAAGGAGCAAACGGGCCCCGGCTGAGTCGCCCCCGATTCCACTCCCGTGTCAAACCCGCTTCTTGGATGCTGGTTGGGTCCTAGGCTTGTTTTGAAACGACTGGAATTTGGATCTGGCTCCATAGGGAGCTCTACGGCCAGATTGGAACCTAGAGAAACCCGAGTTGCGGTTCCTGTAGGGGCCCGTGAAAGAGTTTGAATAATTCCTGCGGAAGCCAGAGGACTGCTGTTGTTGCCATCTGGGTTTTGATTGGGAACTTGGTTGCCACGAGTAGCCAAACTTGCTCGCCGCTTGGCGAACTTCTTGCTTGCTTTTCAACTTTTCGTCTGTTTCGGGATTGAAAAGCCCATCCACATGTAGTGGGAGGTCTTCTGCAAGGGCTTTGCCCTCCTCAGAGAGGTTGGCTGCCCTAAGCCAAGCGTGCCTCCTGATCGAAGTGGCGATGGCAAAAAGGTTGCCCGCTGCTTCGGCCAGGTGCTTGGCGAAATCTTTTTGGAAGCGTGCCAATACGACGGCTTCCTCCTGCAAGGCTTTAGGGAAGCGTTGGCTATCTGGCGGCAAGGAGTCCAAATAAGGTAGGATTTGCTCCCACAGGAATTTTTGATAGCCGCTCATGTAAGTGGCAAAATGGGACATCCTTGTGAACAACCCCGCTGAAAGGTGGGCCTTTCTTCCCAGTGCGTCCACCTTTCTACCCTCTCTATCAGGAGGAGTAGTCAAAGCGCCCTTCTGTCGTTTGGCTTTGGCGACCTCAGCCACCACCGTGTTTGGCCTGGGGGGGTTGGAGACCCATTTTGCGGATGACAAATCAATCTTATACAGGGCATCTACCCTCCTGGGTACAGCCGCCACCAGCGGGGGGGCTACATCAGATACCCTAGCCAATTTCAGTAAGTAAGGAAGTGGTGGCAACGCAGTGGGGGACACGATGTTCTGCTCATCCGAGGGGAACATCGGGTCCTCCACGTGTTCAGATGGCTTTGGGGCCGGCAGGTCCAGAGCCTTTATCATTCTGCTAACGAGGGAAGCAAACTTATTGAAGTCAGGAGATCTGTCCATAGTCTCGTCTACAGTACCCGCAGCTTGGGCCAGATCAGGAGAGTCGGGGGCCGAGTCATAGTTGTCAATGTCCTCGCCTCTAAGTCCAGGCTCCTGTCCCTCTAGGGTATCTGGCTGGACATCAGTGAGCTGCAGCTCGCCCTCACACAGCATTGGGAGAGGGGGGGTGtcatgaatggagggagggacaGTGTTAGCTCCCCTACCTGATGACACGTTCAAAGTATGCGCCCCTTGTAGAGAGGTGCCGGGCATCACAGTCAAAGGcccctggggagggggaggggcagCCGGCGCCATCATCCTTGGCATGGGAAGGGGCATGGCCGGTGTCGACGACATCGGGAAGGATGGTTGTGGAGGCCCCATTGTGGGCACAAACACATATTGCCCCGTTGAAGACAGCTGCCAAAAACCTTGAAAAGGCAGGGGTGGGGGCGCTGGAGCAGGCATCCGGTGTCCCCTGCGTGAGGGGGATCTGGACCACCTCGAGCGACGCCTCCTTCTCGAGCAccctgaagaggaggaggaggatgaggaggacgaAGAGGGCGATCTGCGCCGGCGGCGCCCAGATCCTCTTGAAGATCGCGACGGGGAGCGCGCACGTCTCGAGCGCCGGGAGCCGCGCCGCGGCGGCTCGATACGCTGAGCCCTTctctcctcgccccctccctccagagCAGCCGATGTcgagggaggggaggggtgttGAAATGCCGCTCCTCCAAAGATCGAGGAGGAGGGGCCAGCCATCTGCATTGGGGgcgaggccacgccccctccctgaGGTGGAACCGGCATCGGGGGAAGCAGCTGGTCTCCGAGCGCGCCCTCGGTATCGCGAGGGGCAGCTCCTCCTGCCTGCATCCCTGAGTCTCCCGACATCGGGGGAGTAAGGGCAGGCATCGGCAGAGGCGGGATTGCCTGCCTCTCGCTCTCGGAAGGCTCTGAAGGCGTGAGCGCATGCGCTACCTCCCCAGGTAGCGCCCATGGCGGCAGGCTTCCCGCGCCGAGCGGCTGCGCCGACCCCGAAGGCTGGAGAGAGGAGAGTCGCGCAGCCTCGAGAGGAGGCGCTCGCTCACCGCGTTGCAGAGCGGGAGGGAGGCGCGTTGGAGGTGAGTGAAGGGCTGTCTCACTTCCCGCCCTTTTGCTTGGTCCTTGGGGACCCGGAGAAGCCAGAGCGCCATCTTGGAGGACAGCCTCCTTTGCCTTTTTAACTTTCTTTTTGGCAAGTCCGCCATGTTGAGACAAT
This genomic interval from Anolis sagrei isolate rAnoSag1 chromosome 2, rAnoSag1.mat, whole genome shotgun sequence contains the following:
- the LOC137096107 gene encoding uncharacterized protein, which gives rise to MPVPPQGGGVASPPMQMAGPSSSIFGGAAFQHPSPPSTSAALEGGGEERRAQRIEPPRRGSRRSRRARSPSRSSRGSGRRRRRSPSSSSSSSSSSSGCSRRRRRSRWSRSPSRRGHRMPAPAPPPLPFQGFWQLSSTGQYVFVPTMGPPQPSFPMSSTPAMPLPMPRMMAPAAPPPPQGPLTVMPGTSLQGAHTLNVSSGRGANTVPPSIHDTPPLPMLCEGELQLTDVQPDTLEGQEPGLRGEDIDNYDSAPDSPDLAQAAGTVDETMDRSPDFNKFASLVSRMIKALDLPAPKPSEHVEDPMFPSDEQNIVSPTALPPLPYLLKLARVSDVAPPLVAAVPRRVDALYKIDLSSAKWVSNPPRPNTVVAEVAKAKRQKGALTTPPDREGRKVDALGRKAHLSAGLFTRMSHFATYMSGYQKFLWEQILPYLDSLPPDSQRFPKALQEEAVVLARFQKDFAKHLAEAAGNLFAIATSIRRHAWLRAANLSEEGKALAEDLPLHVDGLFNPETDEKLKSKQEVRQAASKFGYSWQPSSQSKPRWQQQQSSGFRRNYSNSFTGPYRNRNSGFSRFQSGRRAPYGARSKFQSFQNKPRTQPASKKRV